In one Diabrotica virgifera virgifera chromosome 5, PGI_DIABVI_V3a genomic region, the following are encoded:
- the LOC114326118 gene encoding chaoptin-like, with protein sequence MDLHIIHRICILFFYLVQQVSSFKIGCRPSSETYYCNSISKLFPPTEANNCNHLIIFNSTLSTIDATLFTRFGAFTTFTLSNIHVREISPGSFADISNLEHLYLDHNNLTTIEKKVVQNLRKLQTLDISYNSITYIASEAFTGTKISSLNISGNSLSDFNCNIKQLTTLNTLDLSHNKLLVFDLETLPNSTKTLIVARNNLENLQECKCIDSGCMSLEILDLSFNNFSSLKRIHFTHLLNLQSLFLQGNQLISLSSDLFSNLNKIQYLNVSSNHIKIVPYQLFDNQLYLKTLDLSNNEIKVFKPLMYQNLFNLDSLYLQNNSLDYLNVPSFQSIGLKYISLDDNNFLCNNLMRMLNIFKSSNITVYNAKHVETSNINDLYCIPNDLSPSSQYLTSNIKTVVFVSLAVVLVTISIPWIWWYRRRKVRSRESEREITLFSGS encoded by the coding sequence CTTGTTCTTTTATCTAGTACAACAAGTAAGCAGCTTCAAAATTGGCTGTAGACCTAGTTCAGAAACCTATTACTGCAATTCTATCTCAAAGCTATTTCCTCCGACTGAAGCCAATAACTGCAACCATCTGATAATATTCAATTCAACTTTATCAACCATAGATGCCACCCTGTTTACCAGATTTGGAGCATTTACCACCTTCACACTCAGCAACATACATGTTAGAGAAATATCACCAGGGTCTTTTGCAGACATTAGCAATTTAGAACATCTTTACTTGGATCACAATAATCTAACTACTATAGAAAAAAAGGTAGTACAAAATTTACGTAAACTTCAAACTCTTGACATATCTTATAATTCAATCACTTACATCGCAAGCGAAGCTTTTACTGGCACCAAAATATCGTCACTAAACATTTCTGGCAATAGTTTAAGTGATTTCAACTGCAACATCAAACAACTGACAACTTTAAACACTTTAGATCTGTCCCATAACAAGTTGCTTGTCTTCGACTTGGAAACTTTGCCAAACAGCACAAAAACGTTGATAGTTGCAAGAAATAATTTAGAAAATTTACAAGAGTGTAAATGTATCGATTCTGGATGTATGAGTCTTGAGATTTTAGATTTGagttttaacaatttttcaaGTCTAAAGAGAATACATTTTACGCATCTTTTAAACCTACAGTCGTTGTTCCTACAAGGAAATCAACTGATATCCCTCTCTTCTGATTTATTTAGCAATTTGAATAAGATTCAGTACCTCAATGTATCCTCTAATCATATTAAAATTGTTCCTTATCAATTGTTTGATAATCAATTATATCTGAAGACTCTAGATCTATCAAATAACGAGATAAAAGTTTTTAAGCCGCTTATGTATCAAAACTTGTTTAATTTAGACAGTTTATATCTACAAAACAATTCCTTAGATTATCTTAATGTACCAAGCTTTCAAAGCATAGGACTCAAATATATCAGTCTGGATGATAATAATTTTCTGTGCAACAATCTCATGCGAATGTTAAATATCTTTAAGAGTTCTAATATAACTGTTTATAATGCTAAGCATGTTGAAACCAGTAACATAAATGATCTTTATTGTATTCCAAATGATCTATCCCCTTCTAGTCAGTATTTAACAAGTAATATAAAAACAGTGGTTTTTGTATCACTGGCTGTTGTTCTTGTTACTATTTCTATTCCGTGGATTTGGTGGTACCGGAGAAGGAAAGTGAGATCGAGAGAAAGTGAGAGAGAAATAACACTGTTTTCGGGGAGCTGA